A single region of the Pseudorhodoplanes sp. genome encodes:
- a CDS encoding HAMP domain-containing sensor histidine kinase, translating into MKRLYLKIYLTIIVSLLLVVLVGGTIWRLGVDRSPLHETLETAAELVAAHLPPQTASREAQQRAIADLSRRLGADVALFDASRRPIAQAGRPLPPPPPHGQSGTFLFGPGGPAWAAQLPDGRWIVARAPPRHRHPALGLVLVLGGVALAVGLCAYPVVRGLTRRLERLQHGVETLGAGQLSARVKVEGRDEVARLAESFNRSAGRIEELVNAHRLLLANASHELRTPLSRLRLAVELFQKTGDAKYKADLERDINELDALVDEILLQSRLDVTKTLQTAEEIDVLALAAEECAHYDDCLAQGEPVIIKGDARLLRRLIRNLLENAHRHGKPPVRIEVQRSPEQAIIDVIDSGSGIPETESEHVFTPFYRLATEQTGTGLGLSLARQIARLHDGDIAVVTRPDAASCFRVSLPV; encoded by the coding sequence ATGAAACGCCTCTACCTCAAAATCTATCTCACCATCATCGTCAGCCTGCTTCTGGTCGTGCTGGTGGGCGGGACGATCTGGCGGCTGGGTGTCGACCGCTCGCCGCTGCACGAAACTCTGGAGACCGCCGCCGAACTCGTCGCCGCGCATCTGCCGCCGCAGACCGCCTCGCGGGAGGCGCAACAGCGCGCCATTGCGGATCTGTCGCGCCGGCTCGGAGCCGATGTCGCATTGTTCGACGCATCGCGCCGCCCGATCGCGCAGGCGGGGCGGCCGCTGCCGCCTCCGCCGCCGCATGGTCAAAGCGGCACCTTCCTGTTCGGTCCCGGCGGGCCGGCCTGGGCGGCGCAATTGCCGGACGGCCGCTGGATCGTGGCGCGCGCGCCGCCGCGTCATCGCCACCCCGCGCTCGGGCTCGTGCTGGTGCTGGGCGGCGTCGCACTGGCGGTCGGCCTGTGCGCCTACCCCGTGGTGCGCGGCTTGACGCGCCGGCTCGAGCGGTTGCAACACGGCGTGGAAACGCTCGGCGCCGGCCAATTGTCGGCGCGAGTCAAAGTCGAGGGTCGCGACGAGGTGGCGCGGCTGGCGGAGAGCTTCAACCGTTCCGCGGGCCGCATCGAGGAACTCGTGAACGCGCACCGTCTGCTGCTGGCCAATGCCTCACATGAATTGCGCACGCCGCTGTCGCGTCTGCGGCTGGCGGTCGAGCTGTTCCAGAAGACGGGAGACGCGAAATACAAGGCCGATCTGGAACGCGACATCAACGAACTCGATGCGCTGGTGGATGAAATTCTGCTGCAGAGCCGTCTCGACGTCACCAAGACATTGCAAACCGCCGAGGAGATCGACGTGCTGGCGCTGGCGGCGGAGGAATGCGCGCATTACGACGACTGCCTGGCGCAAGGCGAGCCGGTGATCATCAAGGGAGATGCGCGGCTGCTGCGGCGCCTGATACGCAATCTTCTGGAGAACGCACATCGCCACGGCAAGCCGCCGGTGCGGATCGAGGTGCAGCGCTCGCCGGAGCAGGCCATCATCGATGTGATCGACAGTGGCTCCGGCATTCCCGAGACCGAGAGCGAGCACGTTTTCACGCCGTTCTATCGCCTTGCCACCGAGCAAACGGGTACCGGACTCGGCCTGTCGCTGGCGCGGCAGATCGCGCGCCTGCACGACGGCGACATCGCGGTGGTGACGCGGCCGGACGCGGCGAGCTGTTTTCGCGTGAGCCTGCCGGTGTGA
- a CDS encoding Spy/CpxP family protein refolding chaperone produces the protein MNEQMTPSPSDSTREPAAPRRKRRGLTIAAIVVAAGLTGAAVTAAVSQPFGYGGWHGGWHGRMHGGPMMRFGFDPARAEERLDRMVRHLAVEIDATTEQQDKLRNVAKAAVKEVLPAREKMVAARQQARSLLSAATIDRAAIEKLRAEQIALADSVSKRIVQAITEAAEILTPDQRKKLDENFPAFGHRGFGRGWRHG, from the coding sequence GTGAACGAGCAGATGACACCCAGCCCATCGGATTCCACCCGCGAACCCGCCGCCCCCCGCCGCAAGCGGCGCGGCCTGACCATCGCCGCGATTGTTGTGGCGGCCGGCCTGACCGGCGCCGCCGTCACCGCCGCCGTCAGCCAGCCTTTCGGCTACGGCGGTTGGCATGGAGGATGGCATGGCCGCATGCATGGCGGCCCAATGATGCGGTTCGGCTTCGATCCGGCGCGCGCGGAAGAACGCCTCGACCGCATGGTGCGGCATCTTGCGGTCGAGATCGACGCCACCACCGAACAGCAGGACAAGCTGCGCAACGTCGCGAAGGCCGCCGTCAAGGAGGTGCTGCCGGCGCGCGAAAAGATGGTGGCCGCACGGCAGCAGGCCCGCAGCCTGCTGAGCGCGGCGACGATCGACCGCGCGGCGATCGAGAAGCTGCGCGCCGAGCAGATCGCGCTGGCCGACAGCGTGAGCAAGCGCATCGTCCAGGCGATCACCGAGGCGGCGGAAATCCTGACACCGGACCAGCGCAAGAAACTGGATGAGAATTTTCCGGCCTTCGGCCATCGGGGTTTCGGCCGCGGCTGGCGGCATGGCTAG
- a CDS encoding response regulator codes for MSDRILIIEDDKRLAEMVMNYLGEAGFRAVVAPTGGHGIALHDREAFDALILDLMLPDMDGLEVCRRIRKQSSTPILMLTARGDTMDRVVGLEMGADDYLPKPFEPRELLARLRALLRRARSDKPAEILSFGRLEIDIGARQVRLDGAERALTSYQFALLLALAQHAGRVLSREALMDMVKSEKLEAFDRSIDVHISRIRAAIEDDPKKPRRVITVRGAGYVFAKAQD; via the coding sequence GTGTCCGACCGCATCCTGATCATCGAAGACGACAAAAGGCTTGCCGAGATGGTGATGAACTATCTCGGCGAGGCCGGCTTTCGCGCCGTCGTGGCGCCGACCGGCGGGCATGGCATCGCGCTGCACGACCGCGAGGCCTTCGACGCGTTGATTCTCGATCTCATGCTGCCCGACATGGATGGCCTCGAAGTCTGCCGTCGCATCCGCAAGCAATCCTCGACGCCGATCCTCATGCTGACGGCGCGTGGCGACACCATGGACCGCGTGGTCGGCCTGGAAATGGGCGCCGACGATTATCTGCCGAAACCGTTCGAGCCGCGCGAACTGCTGGCGCGGCTGCGCGCGCTGCTGCGGCGGGCCAGGAGCGACAAGCCGGCCGAGATTCTGAGTTTCGGGCGGTTGGAGATCGACATCGGCGCGCGTCAGGTCCGCCTCGACGGGGCGGAGCGCGCATTGACCAGCTATCAATTCGCATTGCTGCTGGCGCTCGCGCAGCATGCCGGGCGCGTGCTCTCGCGCGAAGCATTGATGGACATGGTGAAGAGCGAGAAGCTGGAAGCCTTCGACCGCTCCATCGACGTGCATATCTCGCGCATCCGCGCGGCGATCGAGGACGATCCGAAAAAGCCGCGCCGCGTCATCACCGTGCGCGGCGCGGGCTACGTGTTTGCGAAGGCGCAGGATTAA